The Lycium barbarum isolate Lr01 chromosome 12, ASM1917538v2, whole genome shotgun sequence genome includes a region encoding these proteins:
- the LOC132623111 gene encoding ankyrin repeat domain-containing protein, chloroplastic has product MSATGILNPLIPNFTPFPLSKLSQLQFLNLPPSFPRMSFRSQIAPNSLNFSLQNQQQFPLEDEEHVIGDCIVFEEGIFDDPFVQNNKPQNTNNKKKETEEENLIPEEWVEVQREINITKKERRKLSQQLEFGQRAERRRLDLMPIGNNNNNRSSIEEYLKAREEKLKQLKPLVLANPDYGKEVKRDKNEAKSDGELSESDEEESASESRVYSSGRVLPRDPRSAVYGGGLEDIKDFFNSGIYDANAAKSPEGPRKLFTKEEKVLLNKRFPDLVPATSAKWQPLHTLAASGEFYFLTALLKHIVDINVPDKDGLTAIHKAILGKKQAIFNFLLRESANPLIRDKDGATLMHYAVRTASTQMIKILLLYNVDINLQDHDGWTPLHLAVQSRRTDILRLLLIKGADKNLKNRDGLTPLDICLHSGRDIRTYELIKLLKQLPKVR; this is encoded by the exons ATGTCAGCAACAGGTATCCTAAACCCTCTAATCCCAAACTTCACTCCATTTCCTCTGTCCAAACTCTCTCAACTTCAATTCCTCAACTTACCAccttcatttccaagaatgtctTTTCGGTCCCAAATTGCACCCAATTCTCTCAATTTCTCTcttcaaaatcaacaacaattcCCCCTCGAAGACGAAGAACACGTAATTGGTGACTGCATAGTATTCGAAGAAGGCATTTTCGATGACCCTTTTGTCCAAAACAATAAACCACAAAACACCaacaacaagaaaaaagaaactgAGGAGGAAAATTTAATACCTGAAGAATGGGTTGAAGTTCAAAGGGAAATTAAcattactaagaaggaaagaCGTAAGCTTTCACAGCAATTGGAGTTTGGGCAACGTGCTGAGAGAAGGAGACTAGATTTAATGCCAattggtaataataataataacaggaGTAGTATTGAAGAGTATTTGAAAGCCAGAGAAGAAAAGTTGAAGCAATTGAAGCCACTTGTGCTTGCAAACCCGGATTATGGGAAGGAGGTTAAAAGGGATAAAAATGAGGCAAAGAGTGATGGTGAATTGAGTGAAAGTGATGAAGAGGAGAGCGCAAGTGAGTCGAGGGTTTATTCGAGTGGAAGGGTATTGCCAAGAGATCCAAGATCAGCTGTATATGGTGGTGGATTGGAAGATATTAAGGACTTCTTTAATAGTGGCATTTATGATGCCAATGCCGCTAAAAGTCCTGAAG GTCCTCGTAAGCTTTTCACTAAGGAGGAAAAGGTCCTCTTAAACAAGCGGTTTCCTGATTTGGTGCCTGCTACCTCT GCAAAGTGGCAGCCTCTACATACTCTAGCTGCCTCAGGAGAGTTTTACTTTCTCACTGCTTTGTTGAAGCACATTGTTGATATTAATGTTCCAGACAAG GATGGATTGACAGCAATCCACAAAGCAATTCTTGGCAAGAAGCAGGCTATATTTAACTTTCTTTTAAGAGAGTCTGCAAATCCACTTATACGTGACAAA GATGGAGCCACCTTGATGCACTATGCTGTTCGAACGGCATCAACTCAAATGATAAAAATTCTTCTCTTGTATAATGTTGATATAAACCTCCAAGATCAT GATGGATGGACACCTTTGCATCTAGCTGTTCAATCCCGTAGAACTGATATATTGAGGCTTTTGTTAATTAAGGGAGCTGACAAGAATCTAAAGAACAGG GACGGTCTAACCCCACTTGACATTTGCCTCCATTCTGGTCGAGACATAAGGACCTATGAGCTTATCAAATTGTTGAAACAACTTCCCAAGGTTCGTTAG